One Spinacia oleracea cultivar Varoflay chromosome 4, BTI_SOV_V1, whole genome shotgun sequence DNA segment encodes these proteins:
- the LOC110789755 gene encoding uncharacterized protein → MEILFVYGAPNVEDRLVVWGKMLDLILAFPTCLVLGDFNQLDLFSDKLGGSSSIKVWEEFIQWKLASNLSDVPFSGPPFTWSNKREDTNLILERLDRAYMSTDWFLKYPDSRVTNQPILISDHAAIVFETSHLGLKKNRPYQLEAWCLLFPDIASIVEEVWNLVIVGSPMFTLSRKLGLARNRIRNWCLKNKKSRGINWKQFSDPVNQSRLQVSDLQSGSAYMEKIDEMHSNAML, encoded by the coding sequence ATGGAAATTCTCTTTGTGTATGGAGCTCCTAATGTAGAGGATAGGCTTGTTGTTTGGGGTAAGATGCTAGATCTTATACTCGCCTTTCCTACTTGTCTAGTTCTTGGAGATTTTAACCAACTTGACCTTTTCTCAGACAAATTGGGAGGGTCTTCTTCTATTAAGGTGTGGGAGGAATTTATTCAATGGAAATTGGCCTCGAACTTATCAGATGTCCCTTTCTCTGGTCCTCCTTTTACGTGGTCTAATAAAAGAGAGGATACAAATTTGATATTGGAAAGATTGGATAGGGCTTATATGTCTACTGACTGGTTTTTAAAATATCCAGATAGTAGAGTAACTAATCAACCAATACTTATATCAGATCATGCTGCCATTGTTTTTGAAACCTCTCACTTAGGTTTGAAGAAAAATAGACCATACCAACTTGAAGCTTGGTGTTTACTATTCCCTGATATTGCTTCTATTGTGGAAGAAGTTTGGAATTTGGTTATAGTGGGCTCTCCAATGTTCACTCTTTCGAGGAAATTAGGTTTAGCTCGTAATCGAATTCGTAATTGGTGTCTTAAGAATAAGAAATCTAGGGGGATTAACTGGAAACAATTCTCTGACCCTGTGAACCAATCGAGATTACAAGTTTCTGATCTCCAATCAGGTTCGGCTTATATGGAAAAGATTGACGAAATGCACAGTAATGCCATGTTATAA